A portion of the Candidatus Ruthia endofausta genome contains these proteins:
- a CDS encoding DUF3108 domain-containing protein, with protein sequence MRLFTLITFSILINSVAYALKAHTANYQLSINGFKIAEEVRTLHKLDKHYFYTANARTSGLAAFIKDYSIAASSTFSISHQGVDAIHYQIIEQEDGELVKNYAFDIYSKNHTIVPILTKIQTKIKTWQSKGGNIVDPLSLFLALSNDLEHNPNQSIFTYQVANGESIEQHQYKRVNERLIKINNQSVKVIKISRINTSNNIKAYFLPKYGYLPALIERNKNGKNYTYKLTNLQIENGAKDKPTSKLLNIDPYTSL encoded by the coding sequence ATGAGATTGTTTACCTTAATTACATTTTCAATTTTAATTAACTCCGTAGCGTACGCCTTAAAAGCACATACTGCCAACTATCAATTATCTATTAATGGTTTTAAGATAGCTGAAGAAGTTAGGACATTACACAAACTAGATAAACATTATTTTTATACTGCAAATGCTAGAACCTCAGGACTTGCAGCCTTCATAAAAGACTATTCTATAGCGGCAAGCTCTACCTTTTCGATTAGTCATCAAGGTGTTGATGCCATACATTACCAAATCATAGAGCAAGAAGACGGGGAATTGGTCAAAAATTATGCCTTTGACATTTACTCAAAAAATCATACTATTGTGCCTATTCTCACTAAGATCCAAACAAAAATTAAAACTTGGCAGTCTAAAGGTGGTAATATTGTTGACCCTCTAAGTTTGTTTTTAGCTTTATCAAATGATTTAGAGCATAACCCTAATCAATCTATATTTACCTACCAAGTGGCCAATGGAGAATCAATCGAACAGCATCAATACAAAAGAGTCAACGAACGCCTGATTAAAATCAACAACCAATCTGTTAAAGTTATTAAAATTAGTAGAATCAATACTAGTAATAATATAAAGGCCTATTTTTTACCCAAGTATGGATATTTACCCGCATTGATAGAGCGAAATAAAAACGGCAAAAACTACACATACAAACTTACCAATTTACAAATTGAAAATGGAGCCAAAGACAAACCTACAAGTAAGCTTTTAAATATTGACCCGTATACGAGCCTTTAA
- the purN gene encoding phosphoribosylglycinamide formyltransferase, with product MNGVVLISGNGSNLQSIINHSTAIDLDIKAVISNDSKAYGLKRAGCANIPTHTLSHKHFSSREKFDQALSNIINQYNPEIVILDGFMRILSAEFTHQYSGKMLNIHPSLLPKFQGLNTHQRVIEAKENQHGVSIHFVTEQLDGGPIIAQASVDVIDTDTTESLAKRVLFEEHKLFPKVIHWFTEGRLKLEKNHAMLDGKVL from the coding sequence ATGAATGGCGTTGTTTTAATTTCTGGTAATGGTTCAAACCTACAATCAATTATTAACCATTCTACTGCTATTGATTTAGACATTAAAGCAGTTATTAGCAACGACAGCAAAGCCTATGGACTAAAACGTGCTGGATGTGCAAACATTCCTACCCATACACTGAGTCACAAACATTTCTCATCTAGAGAAAAATTTGACCAAGCGTTAAGCAACATTATTAATCAATATAATCCTGAAATTGTTATTCTTGATGGCTTTATGCGCATACTGAGTGCGGAATTTACACATCAATATTCAGGTAAAATGCTTAATATTCATCCCTCATTATTACCAAAATTTCAAGGACTTAATACCCATCAAAGAGTGATAGAAGCTAAAGAAAATCAGCATGGTGTTAGTATTCACTTTGTGACTGAGCAGCTTGATGGAGGCCCTATTATTGCCCAAGCTAGTGTTGATGTCATTGACACAGATACAACAGAATCTTTGGCAAAACGTGTTTTGTTTGAGGAACATAAATTATTCCCAAAAGTCATTCATTGGTTTACAGAAGGCAGGCTAAAACTTGAAAAAAATCACGCCATGCTAGATGGAAAAGTCTTATGA
- the purM gene encoding phosphoribosylformylglycinamidine cyclo-ligase: MSSLSYLDSGIDITKGNALIEQIKPIAKSTTRSGVLSGLGGFGAMFELPINKYKTPVLISSTDGVGTKLKVAQMLNKHDTIGIDLVAMCVNDVIVQGAEPLFFLDYYATGKLNIKLATSVIYGIGEGCKQSGCALIGGETAEMPGMYQGEEYDLAGFCVGIADKDKIIDGTKVTKGDHIIALSSSGPHSNGYSLIRKVLAQSDPTDAQLNALIDPTKIYVKSVLSSIERFSVHAISHITGGGLLENIPRVLPENLSAKLDANSWQLPSIFQFLQDNGNINMMEMYRVFNCGIGMVIIVPEEQSTSAIQHLNELGEHAWLVGEITNNQGSQVII; encoded by the coding sequence ATGTCATCACTCTCATACCTTGACTCAGGTATTGACATTACCAAAGGTAATGCGCTGATTGAACAAATCAAACCGATTGCTAAATCAACCACTAGATCTGGGGTATTATCTGGTCTTGGCGGCTTTGGTGCGATGTTTGAATTGCCTATTAATAAATATAAAACCCCTGTTCTAATCTCAAGCACAGATGGCGTTGGCACCAAACTCAAAGTGGCGCAAATGTTAAACAAACATGATACGATTGGCATTGATTTAGTTGCCATGTGTGTCAATGACGTAATTGTCCAAGGTGCTGAACCATTATTTTTCCTAGATTATTATGCAACAGGCAAGTTAAATATCAAATTGGCTACATCCGTTATTTATGGCATTGGTGAAGGTTGTAAGCAATCAGGTTGTGCTTTAATCGGTGGCGAAACAGCTGAAATGCCAGGTATGTACCAAGGTGAAGAATACGACCTTGCTGGTTTTTGCGTGGGCATTGCTGATAAAGACAAAATAATTGATGGCACAAAAGTTACTAAAGGCGACCATATCATTGCCCTATCATCTTCTGGTCCACATTCTAATGGTTATTCACTAATACGCAAAGTTCTAGCGCAATCAGACCCAACTGACGCACAATTAAATGCACTAATTGATCCTACTAAAATCTATGTAAAATCAGTATTATCATCGATTGAAAGGTTCTCAGTACATGCTATTTCACACATTACAGGCGGTGGTTTATTGGAAAACATTCCTAGAGTATTGCCTGAAAATTTGAGCGCAAAACTTGACGCCAACTCTTGGCAACTACCCAGTATTTTTCAGTTTTTACAAGACAATGGCAATATTAATATGATGGAAATGTATCGAGTATTTAACTGTGGCATAGGTATGGTTATTATTGTGCCAGAAGAACAAAGTACTAGTGCCATTCAACACTTAAATGAGCTGGGCGAACATGCTTGGCTAGTGGGTGAAATTACGAACAATCAAGGCTCTCAAGTTATCATTTAA
- a CDS encoding CDP-alcohol phosphatidyltransferase family protein: protein MSFSSLPNALSILRIILTVPVVMTLLNHQYFLAMVLFFIAGITDALDGWIAKRYSFQSRLGSILDPMADKLLLVSSFVALYVIELLPLWLLVLVFLRDFMIVSGTVGCFIGSGTSKNDLLSPSKLSKINTVLQIALVLFLVVVQIYPVLPQYNTIFFIITATSTVLSGADYVWIWIEQVILQEKKNPQ, encoded by the coding sequence ATGAGTTTTTCTTCATTGCCTAATGCGCTTTCAATTTTACGCATTATTTTAACAGTGCCAGTTGTTATGACTTTGTTAAATCACCAATATTTTTTGGCAATGGTGCTGTTTTTTATTGCAGGTATTACCGATGCGCTGGATGGATGGATTGCCAAACGCTACTCTTTTCAAAGTAGGTTAGGTTCTATTTTAGATCCAATGGCGGATAAGTTGCTATTAGTCAGTAGTTTTGTGGCTTTATACGTGATTGAATTATTGCCGCTGTGGTTATTAGTGTTGGTTTTTTTGCGTGATTTTATGATTGTTTCAGGCACAGTTGGGTGTTTTATTGGCTCAGGCACCTCTAAGAATGATTTATTATCACCCTCAAAACTTTCTAAAATTAATACCGTGCTGCAAATTGCACTAGTTTTGTTTTTAGTGGTGGTGCAAATTTATCCAGTCTTGCCACAATACAACACTATTTTCTTTATTATTACAGCCACATCAACCGTGCTTAGCGGTGCAGATTATGTGTGGATTTGGATTGAACAAGTCATTTTGCAAGAAAAAAAAAATCCTCAATGA
- a CDS encoding HdaA/DnaA family protein, giving the protein MNQLGLPLSLNSKMLLSNFIGKRNQQVLDFVNQLFTQKGSAVVFISGVKSSGKTHLLQGCALSALDKRLNVVFIDIKQELPKEVISDLAPVDWICIDNVDCLSIVQQQALFDLHNRIKLTNTKLIVSASGLSSELNLLKDLKTRLSLAVAFTLETLNDEQKILIIERKMVDKNININSKVYYYLFKVLSRDLNDVLNIISVLDEASLQQKSNISIPFVKQTLGI; this is encoded by the coding sequence ATGAATCAACTTGGATTGCCACTTTCATTGAATTCAAAAATGTTGTTGTCCAATTTTATTGGCAAGAGAAATCAGCAAGTCCTAGATTTTGTTAATCAGTTATTTACTCAAAAAGGCTCAGCTGTTGTCTTTATTTCGGGTGTCAAATCTAGTGGTAAAACTCATCTATTGCAAGGTTGTGCTCTTAGTGCACTAGATAAGCGATTAAATGTTGTTTTTATTGATATAAAGCAAGAACTACCAAAGGAGGTGATAAGTGATTTAGCACCTGTTGATTGGATTTGTATTGACAACGTTGATTGTTTGAGTATTGTCCAACAACAGGCGTTATTTGATTTACATAACAGAATTAAGTTAACCAACACTAAGTTGATTGTTTCTGCAAGCGGTTTATCTAGTGAGTTGAACTTATTAAAGGATTTGAAAACACGCTTGTCTTTAGCGGTTGCTTTCACACTAGAGACGCTCAATGATGAGCAAAAAATTCTTATTATTGAGCGTAAAATGGTGGATAAGAATATCAACATAAATAGCAAGGTATACTATTATTTGTTCAAAGTTCTTTCACGTGATTTGAATGATGTTTTGAACATAATTAGTGTTTTAGATGAAGCATCATTACAGCAAAAGAGTAACATTTCCATCCCCTTTGTTAAACAAACACTGGGTATCTAA
- the cysG gene encoding siroheme synthase CysG, with the protein MNYLPIFIEIKQRPCLVVGGGDIAYRKINLLLKAHGQVTCVAKSCCKNITKLVNDNKIIFIEKSFELSDVKGQVLIVSATGNASLNKQVSELASQNNVPVNVVDSPDLCTFIMPSIVDRSPIVIAISSAGKSPVLARLIRAKLESTLPHTYGKLAELAGDFRDKVKAKFNNIEDRRYFWEKAFSGIIAEKVFSGKVSEAKVDLQAQLDSTTKAQVGEVYLVGGGPGDPDLLTFRALRLMQQADVVLYDRLVSEGVMELVRRDAQLIYVGKECDNHAVPQGDINQLLVDLAKQGRRVCRLKGGDPFIFGRGGEEIETLAENGIPFQVVPGITAASGCSTYSGIPLTHRDYSQSCRFVTGHLKDGSMNLPWHELALEQQTIVFYMALNGARHLSKQLITHGMRVDMPVALVEKGTTPEQKVYTTTLKGLPDLVENEIIHAPTLIIIGEVVKLREKLNWFDVKSASYKK; encoded by the coding sequence ATGAATTATTTGCCTATTTTTATTGAGATTAAACAAAGACCTTGTCTGGTTGTTGGTGGCGGTGATATTGCTTATCGGAAAATTAATTTATTGTTGAAAGCCCATGGGCAAGTTACTTGCGTGGCAAAAAGTTGTTGTAAAAATATTACTAAATTAGTCAATGACAACAAAATTATTTTTATTGAAAAAAGCTTTGAGCTATCTGATGTTAAAGGGCAGGTTTTAATTGTTTCTGCCACAGGTAATGCTAGCCTGAATAAACAAGTATCTGAATTAGCCAGCCAAAATAATGTCCCTGTTAATGTGGTTGACTCCCCAGATTTATGTACGTTTATTATGCCTTCAATTGTGGATAGGTCGCCAATTGTAATTGCTATTTCATCAGCAGGAAAATCGCCAGTTTTGGCACGTTTAATCCGTGCAAAACTAGAAAGCACATTGCCACATACGTATGGTAAATTGGCAGAATTAGCGGGCGATTTTAGAGACAAAGTTAAAGCAAAGTTTAACAACATTGAAGACAGGAGATACTTTTGGGAAAAAGCTTTTTCTGGCATTATTGCTGAAAAAGTATTCTCAGGTAAAGTATCGGAAGCCAAAGTAGATTTACAAGCACAACTTGATAGTACCACTAAAGCCCAAGTGGGCGAAGTTTACTTGGTGGGCGGCGGCCCTGGTGATCCTGATTTGTTAACCTTCAGAGCTTTGCGTCTTATGCAACAGGCAGATGTTGTTTTGTATGACCGTTTGGTTTCAGAAGGTGTGATGGAGCTGGTTAGGCGCGATGCACAACTGATTTATGTTGGCAAAGAGTGTGATAACCATGCTGTGCCACAAGGCGATATCAATCAATTGTTGGTAGATTTAGCCAAACAAGGCAGAAGAGTTTGTCGTCTTAAGGGGGGGGATCCTTTTATTTTTGGTCGTGGTGGTGAAGAAATTGAAACGTTGGCTGAAAACGGCATACCTTTTCAAGTAGTACCTGGTATTACAGCGGCTTCTGGCTGCTCTACTTACTCAGGTATTCCATTAACACATAGAGATTATTCGCAATCTTGTCGTTTTGTAACGGGGCACTTAAAAGACGGCAGTATGAATCTGCCTTGGCATGAGTTGGCACTTGAACAACAAACCATTGTATTTTATATGGCACTTAACGGCGCAAGACATTTATCAAAGCAATTAATCACACATGGCATGCGTGTTGATATGCCAGTGGCATTGGTTGAAAAAGGTACAACACCTGAGCAAAAGGTTTACACCACAACCCTAAAAGGATTGCCAGACTTAGTAGAAAATGAAATCATCCACGCCCCTACCTTGATTATTATTGGCGAGGTGGTGAAACTAAGAGAAAAATTAAATTGGTTTGACGTTAAATCTGCATCATATAAAAAATAA
- a CDS encoding YgaP family membrane protein, giving the protein MTVNNVVSAMAGIIIMISLLLGAQAISPFAYNSNWLWLTAFVGFNLFQSAFTGFCPAAIIAKRLGAK; this is encoded by the coding sequence ATGACAGTTAATAACGTCGTATCAGCAATGGCTGGCATTATTATTATGATTTCACTACTACTAGGTGCACAAGCAATCAGTCCATTTGCTTATAATTCTAATTGGTTGTGGTTAACAGCATTTGTTGGTTTTAATCTATTTCAATCAGCATTCACAGGGTTTTGTCCAGCGGCAATCATTGCAAAAAGATTGGGTGCTAAATAA
- the serB gene encoding phosphoserine phosphatase SerB, whose translation MQTTIQHSLDENIAKQISSKFQVFNTHIRHQMVSANLDDLRQQYQTDFNYLPGVDFSNIKLFVSDMDSTLINIECIDEIADFSNIKPQVSAITELTMQGKLDFDASLIKRVALLKGLSVDVLDKVYTQRLSVNPGGKELISFFKTKSIQTAVVSGGFTYFTNRLAQDLALDYACANVLAIENNQLTGVTKGLMINAQTKADFVKELCDKQGLSYSQVIVAGDGANDLNMMRIAGLSVAYHAKPSVIKHANIVINFSGLNKIIDLFNP comes from the coding sequence ATGCAAACTACTATTCAACACAGTCTAGATGAAAATATTGCCAAGCAAATTTCAAGCAAATTTCAAGTTTTCAACACTCATATCCGTCATCAAATGGTATCAGCCAATCTTGATGATTTAAGACAACAATATCAAACTGATTTTAACTATTTGCCTGGGGTTGATTTTTCCAATATTAAGTTATTTGTCAGTGATATGGATTCAACCTTGATTAATATTGAATGCATTGATGAAATTGCTGATTTTTCCAATATTAAACCACAAGTATCAGCCATTACTGAGCTTACTATGCAAGGTAAATTAGATTTTGATGCTTCTTTAATTAAACGTGTTGCCTTGTTAAAAGGGCTTAGTGTTGATGTGCTAGATAAGGTTTACACTCAACGTTTATCAGTCAATCCTGGTGGTAAGGAACTTATCTCATTTTTTAAAACCAAGTCCATCCAAACAGCAGTCGTGTCAGGCGGTTTTACTTATTTTACTAATCGTTTGGCTCAAGATTTAGCGCTAGATTATGCATGTGCTAATGTACTAGCAATTGAAAATAACCAATTAACTGGCGTTACAAAAGGCCTGATGATTAATGCACAGACTAAGGCAGATTTTGTTAAGGAGTTGTGCGATAAACAAGGCTTGTCATATAGTCAGGTTATTGTAGCGGGTGATGGCGCTAATGACTTAAACATGATGCGTATTGCTGGATTGAGTGTTGCTTATCACGCCAAGCCTAGCGTTATAAAGCATGCAAATATTGTCATTAACTTCAGTGGATTGAATAAAATAATAGATTTATTTAATCCATAA
- a CDS encoding heme lyase CcmF/NrfE family subunit, with protein MLIEIGHFALVLALIFALLQVVLPTIGIIKHNVVLSGLSRPLLWVQFFWILIAFSILMNAFVMDDFSVKYVASNSNTNLPSIFKMSAVWGAHEGSLLLWALILATWSVTVSIFSRRLPAEVLNHTLIILGLISIGFLLFLLLTSNPFERLDIVPVQGRELNPLLQDLGLIIHPPMLYMGYVGMAVPFAFVLSSLIRGQLDSTWLRWSRPWTLIAWAFLTFGITLGSWWAYYELGWGGWWFWDPVENASFMPWLVATALVHSLSVSEKRGAFKHWTVLLAISGFSLSLLGTFLVRSGILTSVHSFAADPARGLFILIFLVIVIGGSLALYAWRASLMQSSNTFSLLSRESGLLINNILLVAAMLSVFLGTLYPLLLDALGLGKISVGAPYFGAVFVPIMIPAVLVMVIVPFFRWKKDTTQRLAGLLKWVWAGVGLLFVISVLLVDNTSVLLAVFLFIWIVAHSLVLLFQRLSQKGSMSFAFIGMICAHIGIAVFLLGATVTTQYGVEKDIKMDIDKPITIAGYDFIFKGVTRLSGQNYQGNKGHVEVYFEDEKIADLRPEKRQYVTGMPMTEAAIDPSLYRDIYIALGESLEEDSWSLRIYYKPLIRWIWLGGFLITLGALLAAFDRRYRLRVKG; from the coding sequence ATGTTAATTGAAATTGGACATTTTGCATTAGTGCTTGCCTTGATATTTGCGTTGTTACAAGTTGTTTTGCCCACTATAGGTATAATTAAACACAATGTCGTACTGTCTGGCTTATCCAGACCCTTATTGTGGGTGCAATTCTTTTGGATTTTGATTGCTTTTTCCATCCTTATGAATGCCTTTGTGATGGACGATTTTTCTGTTAAGTATGTTGCAAGTAATTCAAATACAAACCTGCCTAGTATTTTTAAGATGTCAGCCGTTTGGGGCGCGCACGAAGGTTCTTTATTGTTATGGGCTTTAATTTTAGCTACTTGGAGTGTGACAGTATCTATCTTCTCTAGGCGTTTGCCTGCTGAAGTATTGAACCATACTCTTATTATTCTTGGTTTAATTAGTATTGGGTTTTTACTGTTCTTATTATTAACCTCTAACCCTTTTGAGCGTCTAGATATTGTACCAGTACAAGGGCGAGAGCTTAATCCCTTGCTACAAGATCTTGGTTTAATTATTCACCCACCTATGTTGTATATGGGTTATGTGGGGATGGCAGTTCCTTTTGCCTTTGTCTTGTCATCACTCATTCGTGGACAGCTAGATTCTACTTGGCTCAGGTGGTCACGCCCTTGGACATTAATCGCATGGGCATTTTTAACATTTGGCATCACACTTGGTTCTTGGTGGGCGTATTACGAGCTTGGCTGGGGTGGTTGGTGGTTTTGGGATCCAGTAGAAAATGCCTCATTTATGCCATGGTTAGTGGCAACAGCATTGGTGCATTCTTTAAGTGTGAGTGAAAAGCGTGGTGCATTTAAACATTGGACTGTACTATTAGCCATTTCTGGTTTTTCATTAAGTTTATTAGGCACGTTTTTAGTCAGATCAGGCATTCTTACTTCTGTACATTCATTTGCTGCTGACCCTGCTAGAGGTTTGTTTATTTTGATATTTTTAGTGATTGTGATTGGTGGCTCGTTGGCACTGTATGCTTGGCGCGCTTCACTCATGCAAAGTAGTAATACTTTTTCTCTTTTATCAAGAGAGAGCGGTTTGCTAATTAACAATATCTTATTAGTGGCAGCAATGTTAAGTGTCTTTTTAGGCACGCTCTATCCACTACTGTTAGATGCATTAGGTTTAGGAAAAATCTCAGTAGGTGCGCCTTATTTTGGTGCAGTGTTTGTGCCTATTATGATACCAGCAGTACTGGTCATGGTGATTGTCCCCTTTTTCCGTTGGAAGAAAGATACCACACAAAGACTAGCGGGTTTATTAAAGTGGGTGTGGGCAGGTGTCGGTTTGTTGTTTGTTATTAGTGTATTATTGGTTGATAATACCTCAGTTTTATTAGCCGTCTTTTTGTTTATTTGGATAGTTGCACACTCATTGGTACTTTTGTTTCAAAGGTTGAGTCAAAAAGGTAGCATGAGTTTTGCTTTCATCGGCATGATTTGTGCTCATATTGGTATTGCTGTATTTTTATTAGGTGCGACAGTGACAACCCAGTATGGCGTTGAAAAAGATATAAAAATGGATATTGATAAACCAATCACCATAGCAGGTTATGATTTTATCTTTAAAGGCGTGACACGCCTATCTGGTCAAAACTACCAAGGCAATAAAGGCCATGTAGAAGTTTATTTTGAGGATGAAAAAATAGCAGATTTAAGGCCTGAAAAACGCCAATACGTCACAGGTATGCCTATGACCGAAGCGGCGATTGATCCATCTTTATATCGTGATATTTATATTGCACTGGGTGAGTCTTTAGAAGAGGACTCATGGAGTTTAAGGATTTATTACAAGCCCCTCATACGCTGGATTTGGCTAGGAGGCTTCTTGATTACATTAGGTGCGTTACTAGCTGCATTTGACAGAAGATATCGATTGAGGGTGAAAGGATGA
- the ccmI gene encoding c-type cytochrome biogenesis protein CcmI, whose translation MVVTSSAWIIWFLYRPLKSNKINLESSNITLGKQKLLELEQDLHQNLIDEKQFNQAKEEISTTLAIELQEVSNIQNNASNNTWVLILILVLLPVMSISVYQYLTPESNMSQPLESAEKPLSLEQSANKIVQYLQTNKDDSEAWRMLGLTYFELGKLDLSIDAYEESYQINPKDPRLLVEYASMMISASDNQFSDHSVKLIKQALEIEPNAPDALYLAGMFAVSQRDFILTKGLWQRALSALPEDSIDRVALVNILSELKAAEGNKNTPKRFVSVRVDVSDKILKSRSSEDFIMIYVKAVKGKPMPIAIKKIKLKDFTGQMVLTDQDSVIQGNQLSTHEQVIAVVRISATGSAMRGVGDIQVLSKAINVADNPSIHLEVK comes from the coding sequence ATGGTAGTTACCTCCTCTGCTTGGATAATTTGGTTTTTATATCGACCTCTTAAATCCAATAAAATTAATCTTGAAAGTTCTAATATTACCCTAGGCAAACAAAAATTACTAGAACTTGAGCAAGATTTACACCAGAATTTGATTGATGAGAAACAATTCAACCAAGCCAAAGAAGAGATTTCAACAACACTGGCTATTGAACTTCAAGAAGTGAGTAATATTCAAAATAATGCCAGCAATAACACATGGGTTTTGATATTAATATTGGTATTATTGCCTGTTATGTCCATTAGTGTTTATCAATATTTGACACCAGAGAGTAACATGAGTCAACCACTTGAAAGTGCAGAAAAGCCATTAAGTTTAGAGCAAAGCGCTAACAAAATTGTGCAGTATTTGCAAACTAACAAGGATGATTCCGAGGCTTGGAGAATGCTCGGGCTTACATATTTTGAACTTGGAAAATTAGACTTATCAATAGATGCCTATGAAGAGTCTTATCAAATTAACCCTAAAGACCCAAGATTGTTAGTTGAATATGCCTCTATGATGATTAGTGCTAGTGACAATCAATTTTCAGACCACTCTGTTAAATTAATTAAACAAGCTCTAGAGATTGAGCCAAACGCACCAGACGCCTTGTATTTAGCAGGTATGTTTGCCGTGAGCCAACGAGACTTTATTTTGACCAAAGGGCTTTGGCAACGTGCACTTAGTGCCCTGCCAGAGGATAGTATTGACCGAGTGGCTTTGGTTAATATTTTATCTGAGCTAAAAGCGGCTGAAGGGAATAAGAACACGCCTAAGCGTTTTGTTAGTGTGCGTGTCGATGTGTCTGACAAGATACTAAAGTCAAGGTCTAGCGAAGATTTTATCATGATTTATGTCAAAGCAGTCAAGGGCAAACCAATGCCAATTGCGATTAAAAAAATCAAGCTAAAAGATTTTACAGGCCAGATGGTTTTAACCGACCAAGATTCTGTTATACAAGGCAATCAACTGTCAACCCACGAGCAAGTGATTGCAGTAGTGCGTATTAGCGCAACTGGCTCCGCCATGCGAGGTGTGGGCGATATACAAGTGCTTAGCAAAGCTATTAATGTGGCTGATAATCCATCCATTCACTTGGAAGTAAAATAA
- the dapE gene encoding succinyl-diaminopimelate desuccinylase, producing MSETLALAKKLVSIDSFTPKDKGCQSIMSNYLSHLNFKIIDLKFGEVDNFWAVRGQQSPVFVFAGHTDVVPVGDESKWYTPPFSAQVKDGMLHGRGTADMKGSLAAMLSATDRFVKDYPNHKGSIGYLITSDEEGPATDGTVKVAQYLKEINQTVDYCLVGEPSATNELGDVIKNGRRGSLNGILKVIGKQGHIAYPHLANNPIHLLIPALDDLCNEVWDEGNEYFPATSFQISNIHSGTGVTNVIPDESDVIFNFRYSTKNTHEQLQSRVCVILDKHNFEYQITWKHSGHPFLTPKGELVNACVDAIKTVKNINTQLSTSGGTSDGRFIAPILKAQVVELGPLNATIHQVDECVSTQDLEDLSDIYYHVLRNILT from the coding sequence ATGAGTGAAACCTTAGCATTAGCAAAAAAGCTCGTTAGTATAGATTCGTTCACCCCGAAAGACAAAGGTTGCCAGTCCATTATGAGCAATTATTTGAGCCATCTTAATTTTAAAATTATTGATTTAAAATTTGGCGAGGTTGATAATTTTTGGGCAGTACGTGGTCAGCAATCTCCTGTGTTTGTGTTTGCAGGGCATACCGATGTCGTGCCTGTGGGTGATGAGTCAAAATGGTACACACCGCCTTTTTCTGCCCAAGTTAAAGATGGCATGTTGCATGGCCGTGGAACAGCTGACATGAAGGGCTCTTTGGCAGCTATGCTTAGTGCCACGGATAGATTTGTTAAAGATTATCCTAATCATAAAGGCTCAATTGGGTATTTAATCACCTCTGACGAGGAAGGCCCTGCTACTGATGGCACTGTTAAAGTTGCGCAGTACTTAAAAGAAATCAATCAAACCGTTGATTATTGCTTAGTGGGCGAGCCATCAGCCACTAATGAGCTAGGAGATGTGATTAAAAATGGTCGTCGCGGTTCTCTAAATGGCATTTTAAAAGTCATTGGAAAACAAGGGCATATTGCCTATCCGCATTTGGCAAATAATCCTATCCACTTACTCATACCAGCGTTAGATGATTTGTGCAATGAGGTTTGGGATGAGGGTAATGAGTATTTTCCAGCCACCAGTTTTCAAATCTCTAATATCCACTCAGGTACAGGAGTTACTAACGTTATTCCAGATGAAAGTGATGTTATTTTTAACTTTCGTTATTCCACGAAAAACACTCATGAGCAATTGCAAAGCCGAGTCTGCGTGATTTTAGACAAGCATAATTTTGAGTATCAAATTACTTGGAAGCATTCTGGTCACCCCTTTTTAACCCCAAAGGGTGAATTGGTTAATGCCTGTGTTGATGCGATTAAAACCGTCAAAAATATAAACACCCAACTATCCACCTCAGGCGGCACTTCTGATGGGCGTTTCATTGCACCAATTTTAAAGGCTCAAGTGGTAGAATTAGGTCCTTTGAATGCCACCATTCATCAAGTTGATGAATGCGTATCTACCCAAGACTTAGAAGATTTGAGCGATATTTATTATCATGTTTTAAGAAACATACTCACCTAG